The DNA region GCCATGCTTCTGCCGGTTCTGGAGTCCTTGCGGGAGGAGGATTGATCCCAGTGAAAGGCCAGTGGGCCAAGGCCATCCACGCCTCCGGGGAGCTGGTGGCCTACCTTATCCGTCGCGGCGCCCGGGACATAGACAACCACTACCGGTTCCTGGATGGGGTCCTCCACGTGGAGATCCGCTCCAAGGACCTGGTGCTCTCCGACGAGGACCTCTCGAGGCTCCGCCGGAGGCTCATCCACCCCCAGCAGAGGGAGATAGGGGAGTACTACTGGGGGCTCGCCGGGGGGGAGCACAAGGGGACCGAGCTGGAGGTGGTAGGCAACGCCACTGAGGTCCTGTCGGTGGAGTCCTCCCCGGATGAGGGGACGGTGATACTCCTCCGACGAAGGGACTAGCCGATGGAGTCCAGCTCGGCGGCCAGCTCCTCCCACCGGGCGTACAGCCCTTCCAGGGAGGAGCTCAGGCCGGACAGCTCCACCATCAGCTCCTGAACCAGGGCGGAGTCGGAGAGCACCTCCGGATCGCAGAGCATGCTCTCCACCTGGGACTTCCTGCCCTCCGCCTCCTCGATGGCCCGCTCCACCGGGGCCATCCGGTCCTCCACCGCCTTGCGAAGCCTGTAAAGCCGGTTCCTCTCCTCCGCCTCCCTACGCCTCTCCTCCCGGAGGGAGCTCCCCTCCCTCCGCTGGGGGGCCTGGGAGGACCCAAGCTCCCGCTCCCTCTCCCTCTCCCTCTCCCTCTCCTGCTCCCGGCGCCTCTCGATGAACCGGGAGTAGTTCCCCACGTACTGGTGGAGGCATCCATCCCGCACCTCAAATACCCGGTTGCAGATCCGGTCCAGGAAGTCTCGGTGGTGGGACACCACCACCAGCGTCCCCTGATAGGCGTCCAGCGCCTCGGCGAAGATCTCCAGGGTGTCCTCGTCCAGGTGGTTGGTGGGCTCGTCCAGCAGGAGAAGGTTCACCGGGGACATCAGTATCTTGGCCAGCGCCAGCCGGGACTTCTCCCCCCCGGAGAGAACCTCCACCGGCAGGTCCCAGTGGTCCGGGCCGAACAGGAAGGCCCCCAGCACCGACTTTACCTCCTGGTCCGTGAGCTGGTCCGAGCCGGAACGGGCCTCCTTGAACACCGTCCCCCGATAGTCCAGGTTCTCCGAGCTGTCCTGGGAGAAGAAGCCCGTCACCACCCCCTGCCCGAGCCTGACCTGCCCCTCGGTGGGGACCTGCTGGGAGGCCATGAGCCTCATCAGGGTGGACTTCCCCGAGCCGTTGTAGCCCACCAGGGCCACCCGGTCCCCCCGGTGGAGCTCGAAATCCAGATCCCGGAGGATCCACCGGTCGTAGAGGACCCCCAGCCCCTTGGCCTCCAACACCAGCTCCGGTCCCCGGGGACAGCTGGGGATCCTTATCCGGACCTCCCGCCGGGAGGCCTCCAGCTGAACATCCTCCAGCCTCTCCAGCTGCTTCAGCCGGCTCTGCACCTGGGAGGCCTTGGAGGCCTTGCAGCGGAACCGCTGGACGAACTCCATGGTGTCCTCCCGGATCCGCTGTACCTCCCGGGCCCTGCGCCGCGCCGCCTCCTCCTCGGACCTCCGGGCCGCCAGGTAGTCCTCGTAGCTCCCCCGGTAGGTGCGAACCCTTCCGCCCCTTATCTCCGCCACCGCGGAGGTGACGGCGTTTATGAACCGGCGGTCGTGGGAGACCGCCACCATGGTGCCCTCGAACTGCCTAAGATACCCCTCCAGCCACTCGATGCTCTCCGTGTCCAGGTGGTTGGTGGGCTCGTCCAGCAGCATCACGTCCGGCTCGGATAGGAGGATGGACGCCAAGAGGATCCTCATCTTCCACCCCCCGGAGAAGCGGCCGCAGTCCCTCTCGTGATCCCCCTCCCGGAAACCCAGCCCCCACAGAACCCGCCGGGCCCGGGCCTCGAAGGAGTAGCCCTCCAGCCGAAGGATCAGGCCGTGCAGCCGGTCGTGCTCCCGGGCCAGCGCCAGGGCCTCCCCCTGGTCCAATCCCGCTTCCCCCATCCTACCCTCCAGACGCTTCAGCTCCTCCATGGCCTGGGACAGGCCGCACCGGGCGGTCAGGAACTCCATCACCGTCCCGGGGCCCACCTGGGCTATGTCCTGGGGAAGGTAGCCTATGCGCCCACCCCTCACCTTGACGCTGCCCCCGTGGGGGGACTCCTCCCCGGCGATGAGCCTCATGAGGGAGGTCTTACCGCAACCGTTGGGCCCCACCAGGGCCACCTTCTCTCCGCCGGGCACCACCCAGTCGGCCCCGTCCAGGATCACCCGGTCCTGGTACCTAAGGGAGACCCCCTCAAGGATTATCAGATCCGATCCCTCCAGTCGTTGGTTTGCCAAGGGGGATTTTACAATCCCCCCGGATCCGTGTCCAAAGGGTACGATCACCGGGCGGGATGGTAAACTTGAACCATTACAAATCGAACCGGAGGACTGATCATGAGAACTCTTCGATTCTGCTCCGACCGGCGGTGGCTGTCCTGGGTGCTGCAGGACGTGGGGAACTCCGCCTTCGCCACCACCGTGATGGCGGTCATGTACCCCCTCTTCTATCGGGAGGTGCTCGGCAGGGGAGGTCCGAACGAGCTGGTGCTGGCCATGTGGGGCTACGGCACCGCGGTGGGCATGTTGCTGACCGCCCTCATGGCGCCACCACTTGGGGCCTGGGCGGACTTGAGGGGCCTCAGGAAGAGGCTCTTCATCGCCTTCTCCCTGGTGGGGGTGGCGTCCTCCATCGCCATGGGGTTCCTTGGGGAGGGGCAGTGGATGCTTGGACTTGGGGTCTTCGTCATGGGCTCCCTGGGCTTCTCCTTCAACAATGTCTTCTACGATTCCTTCCTGCCCCACCTGGCCCGGGAGGAGGACAGGGCCTACCTCTCGTCCGCCGGCTACGCCATGGGCTACCTGGGGGGCGGGGTGCTGCTGCTGGTCAACGCCATCATGGCGGCCAGGATGGGGGAGGCGGGGTTCCGACTCTCCTTCGTGTCCGTGGGGCTCTGGTGGGCGGTCCTCCTGGTGCCCTTCGCCCTGTGGGTGGGGGAGCCGCCGGTGGAGCCCCACGGCGGCTTGGGGCCCTGGGAGAGGCCCCTCAGGACCCTCCGGGAGCTGCCCCGCACCCCAAACGTCATGTGGTTCCTCTTCGCCTTCTGGCTCTACAACGACGGCATAGGGACCATAATGAGGATGGGGGTCCTCTACGGGTCCACCCTGGGCATAGACCAGCGGACCCTGCTATTCTCCCTGGTGGCCACCCAGTTCGTGGGGATCCCGCTGACCATGATCTGGGCCAAGGTGGCGGAGGCCTTTGGAGACAAGGCAACCCTGATGGTAACCCTGGGGGTGTACCTGGCCATATGCCTCATGGTGCCCTTCGTGAGGACCCCGGGGCACTTCTGGGCCATGGCCCTGTCCATAGGGTCCGTCCAGGGAGGCGCCCAGGCCCTGTCCAGATCCCTCTTCTCCCGGATCGTCCCCAAGGAGCGGAGCGCGGAGCTCTTCGGTTTCTACGACCTGTCCAGCAAGTTCGCCGGGGTCCTGGGGCCCATGGCCTTCGGGGTAATATCCCAGCTGACCGGCTCCTTTGCTGTGGGGGGGCCGCTGCTGGCGGGGTTCTTCCTGTTGGGCATGGCTTTCCTTTCGAGGGTCAGGGCTTGATCCCCCGCTTCTGGTAGGAGTTGCCTATGTGGAACGCCAGGGTCAGCCCCAGCCGGTGGTGTGGGTTGCTCAAGTCCACCTGCAGGATCTCCTCCAGGTCGTCCAGGTGGTTCCGCACCGTGTTGTAGTGCAGGTGCAGCCCCTTGGCGCACTGTTTGGCGTTGAAGTCGGAGCTGACCAGGCTCCGGACCAGATCCTTGAGGGGCATGCTCCTCCTGGAGCTGGAGGGACCGTCCTCCAGCAGGGGCTCGAAGAACCGCTGATATACCCCCTTGGCCTCCGGCAGGCGGAACAGGTTGTCCAGCAGGGCGTAGAGGGACAGGTCGTCGTGGGCGTAGGCCCCGGGTTCCAGGCCGAACTCCCGAAGCCAGGTGAAGGTCCTCTTGGCCTCGTGGTACGATCGAGTCACGTCCTCCATGTTCCTGACCGGGCCGCCCACGGCCACATAGACCCTTAGGTCCTGCCCCTTCTGATCCCACTCCCGCTTCATTTGCTCCAGGTCGCCTACTGGCACCAGGCCGGTCCACATGTCCGCCAGCCGGTAGCTCATCACCGAGTTCTGGGGGGTCCACCGGGGGGACGACCCGTCCGCGGAGGACACCATCACCACGCATCCCCTCTTGGGGAGCACTATCCCAAGCTCCCTCATGTTGGCCTCCACGATGGAGGGGTCGTTGTATATGTCAAGACACAGGGCCTCGAAGAACCGCTCCTTCTTCATGGCTGACCGGTTGCTTATGGCCGCCAGCTCCAGGGCCGAGGCCCTCACCAGCGTCATGGCCCGAAGGACCATCCTGTCCTGCCTGGCGGAGGGCACCGTCTCCCCCTCGCTGAGCCACAGGTGCACCGTGAGGGGCGTGTCCGACAGGAACCGGTAGGAGGCGCTCCACTGAAGGGTCCCGCTGTTCCGAAGCTCCAGGTTCACCAACACCTGCCCCCTCTTGGGCAGCCCCCTCTCCTGAACCACCGGGGTCTTTATGAACCTCATGGCCTCCTCAGAGTCCTCCACTGAGCCGTCAGGAAGGAAGTTGTTGCATATGCCCAGCTGGCTGCACTGGACCGTGAGGGTCCTCTGAAGCCGGGAGGCGAAGGTGGAGAGTATCCGCTTTATGTCCAGCCCCTCCTCCAGGAAGCTCCCCACCTCGTCCAGGGAGCAGGAGGCCCGGTGCCGCTCCTGGAGGATGAAGGTCTGAACCCCCTCGATTATGTCGGTCCAACGGTAGTGCATGGGGATCGACAGGAGCGGCAGGGCCAGCTGGTCCGCCAGGTTCACCATCCCGGGGGGTAGCTGGTGGTGATACCGGTCAAGCTTTATCCCCACCGCCGCCACGTTCCGCTCGTTGACCCGGGTCAGGAAGTCCACGAAGGCCCCCGGATCCTCCCGGAAGATGTAGCCGCTGCCCACCAGCAGTTCCCCACCCCTCATCCACCGGTCCACGTCCGGCGCGTCGATCACCGACACGGAGGTGAGCGCCCGGTTCAGACCCCCGCTGCCCCCCAGAAGCTCGAAGTCCGGGAAGAGGTGGTGCCGTAAAAGGTCCGCCGCTATCAATGCAATCCCCCATTCCTTACGGCCAGTTGTGAAGCGCATATCAATATGGATAAGGTTGCTCCCATGACCGCTCCATCTTGTCACCCGTTGCCATATGATACACCCTGGGGAGGAAGTATTGTAGTGGGGCAGAGAAGGCGTTCGAATTATAGGATAGTTGGGAGCGTCCGATCGGAATGGGCTGGATCCTTCCGTCCGGTGTTGGTTAGCGATTACATAATATAGGATTTTGGAGCTAGGGGCCTATGTGTTGGGCTCACAGGGGGGATGAGGGGATGAGATCATTCGTGGCGGCGGCGGTCCAGTTCGCCGTGGAGCCCATGAACGTGAAGGAGAACCTATCGCGGGCTGAGGGTTGGATAGATCGGTGCGTCAAGGAGTCCGGGGCCCATCTGGTGGTACTGCCCGAGAGCTTCACCACCGGCTTCACCCCCGTGGGGGGTGCGGAGGACCTGTGGGATGCGGTGTCGGAGATCCCCGGTCCCTTGACCGACCAGGGGGTCCGTTGGGCCCGGGAGATGGGGATATACATAGTTTTCCCCACCTACGAGAGGGGGAGCCAGCGGGGGGTGGTGTACAACTCCGCTGCCCTCATAGGCCCCTCAGGGATCTTGGGGGTCTATCGCAAGACCCATCCGTTCCCCACCGAGCGACTCGAGGGGGGAGGCTGGACCACCCCTGGGTATGAGCCCTTCTGCGTGGAGACCGAGCTGGGGAAGATAGGCATCGTCATCTGCTACGACGGGGACTTCCCGGAGCTGGCCCGGGTCACCACCCTGATGGGGGCGGAGGTGATCTGCCGTCCCTCCGCCTTCATGAGGACCTTCGACCACTGGAACATCACCAACCTGGCCAGGGCCTACGACAACCACGTGTACTGGATCGCCACCAACTCGGTGGGCAGGGACGCCTCCGGGGCCTATTTCTTCGGCGGGTCCATGATAGTTCACCCCTCCGCCATGAAGCTCGCCCAGGCCAGGGCCAGCGACGAGTACGTGTGGGCCCGGCTGGAGCCGGATCCCATAAGACGCGTCTTCCCCAACAGCTCCGCAGAGCAGTGGTTCGACCACGTGGAGGACCGGAACCTTCGAAGCTACAAGGGCCTCCTGGATCAGGGCCGGTGTCCCTTCGAGCCCGCCAGGCGGATCCCCTACGGGAGGTGAGCAGTATGAAGATGCCGCTGGAGGGGTTGGTTATCCTGGATCTGACCCGGGTGCTGGCGGGGCCCTTCGCCACCATGATGCTGTCCGACATGGGGGCCCGGGTGATAAAGGTGGAGAACCCCGCGGGGGGCGACGACTCCCGGGCCTTTGCCCCCATGCTCAACGGGGAGAGCGCCTACTTCATGAGCATAAACCGGGGCAAGGAGAGCGTGGCCATAAACCTGAAGGACCCAAAGGGGAAGGAGCTCCTGCTGGAGCTGGTCAAGAAGGTGGACGTGCTGGTGGAGAACTTCAAGCCCGGCACCATGGACAAGCTGGGGCTGGGCTATGAGGTCCTGTCCCAGGTGAACCCCCGGCTCATCTACGCCGCCAGCTCCGGCTTTGGCCAGTACGGCCCCTACAGCCACCTGCCCGCCTACGACCTGATAATCCAAGGGATGGGGGGCCTTCAGAGCATAACCGGCCCGGACCCGGAGCACCCCACCAAGGTGGGCTCCTCCATGGCGGATATCCTGGCGGGGATCTTCACCGTCATAGGGATCCTTGCGGCCCTGAGGGCCCGGGAAGTTACCGGCTTGGGGCAGATGGTGGACGTGGCCATGCTGGACTGCCTTGTGGCCACCCTGGAGAACGCCATAGCCCGCTACGTGGTGACCGGATCGGTGCCCAGGCCCGCGGGCAACGACCACCCCTCAATAGCCCCCTTCGCCACCTTCGAGAGCGCCGACGGGTTCGTCAACATAGCGGCGGGCAACGACTCCCTCTGGCGGAAGCTGTGTGACGCCCTGGGAATCGGCGAGCTGGCGGAGGACAGCCGGTTCCTCACCAACTCGGACCGGCTGGCCAACTGGCCGGAGCTCAAGGCCATCATAAACGAGCACACCAGGACCAAGCCCACGGACCACTGGGTCAAGGTTCTGAGGGAGGCTCAGGTCCCCTGCGGCCCCATAAACACCGTGGACCGGGTCATGGCGGACCCCCACGTGCTGGCCCGGGACATGATCGTGTCCCTGGTTCACCCGGTGGCGGGGGAGCTCAAGGTGCCCGGGGTGCCCATAAAGTTCTCCAAGACCCCGGGGGAGATCAAGGGCCCCGCCCCGCTCTTGGGGCAGCACACCCGGTCGGTCCTCCAGGAGATGCTGGGGCTGGATCAGGAGGCCATCGACGAGCTCAAGGAGAAGGGCGCCATAGCTTGAGGATCCTTGGGGCCAGCTCCGACCTGAAATCGTCGACCTTGAGGGTCCGGGAGGTCCACCGAAGGGCCCTGAACCTGGAGGGCCCCCTGGGGGAGAGGTACAGCCTGGTGACCGGCCCGTCCATGATGGGGCCCCGGAGCGCCCTGGTGGACCGGCTGCCGGTTCTCCCGGAGGGGGAGATGGTGAAATTGGAGGGGGGCTGGGATGCCACCTACGATCCCTCCCTGGCGGGGTTGAGGCCCCGGGGCCGTTGGAGGCCCCTGTGGCTAGAGTGGCTGGAGCTGATGGATGACCCGGACCTGGAGGTGCTCAGGGGGCCGGTCCGGTCCGGGGAGTTGATGGGCCTGGTGGGGCTCGGCCCGGGTCACACCCCTGCGGGGGACGACCTGATAACCGGTTGGCTGGCGGCCCGGTGGACGCTGGGGGACCTGGAGTCCACGTCCCGGTTTCTGGAGGGGTTCGATCCTGGGCTCACCACCTGGCTGGGGGGGGACCAGATGACCTGGGCGGCCAGGGGCTTCGCCTGGGCGCCCCTCAAGGGCCTCCTCTCCGCCCTGTCCAGCTCCGATCCGGAGGGGATCCTCGATGCCCTGGGGGAGCTGGAGGCGGTGGGGCACACCTCGGGGAGGAGCTGCCTTGTGGGATTGGCCCTGGGGTTGGAGGGGGCCATGGAGGTTTGATGCGGTTGGAGGTGATGGGGTTGCAGCGTTTGGAGGTTGTGGAACGGACGTACTACGACAGCGTGACCCTCATGAGGGTCGCCAAGGAGATAGGGGGCATGGAGGGGGTCAGCTCCGCATCCCTGTCCATGGGCACCGACGCCAACTTGAGGATCCTGGCCGCCGCGGGCTTCGACGTGTCGAATCTCAGCGCCACGCCCAACGATCTGATAATAGCCGTCATGGGGGAGCAGGACGTGCTGGACCTGGCGGTGGCAAAGGCCAAGGAGTACCTGAGCAACCCCCCCTGGAGGCAGGGGCAGGATGGCGGGGAGTCCTACAAGCCCCGGAGCCTGGACGGGGCCCTCACGGTCATGCCGGAGGCCAACCTGGCGGTGATCTCCGTGGCGGGGCGCTACGCGGGGGACGTGGCCATGGACTGCATAGCCAAGGACCTTAACGTGATGCTCTACTCGGACAACGTGCCCCTGGAGAAGGAGATAGAGGTCAAGCGGGCCGCGGCGGAGAAGGGGCTCCTGGTGATGGGCCCTGACTGCGGCACGGTGGTGATCCGTGGGGTGGCCATAGGCATGGCCAACTCGTGCCCCACCGGCCCGGTGTCCATCGTGGCCGCCGCCGGCACGGGCCTTCAGGAGGTCCACGTGCAACTGGCCAGGCGGGGGGTCGGCACCCTCCACGGCATAGGCACCGGCGGCCGGGACGTCAAGTCCCAGGTGGGGGGGATCATGGTGGAGATGGCCTCCCGGCTCCT from Thermanaerovibrio acidaminovorans DSM 6589 includes:
- a CDS encoding ABC-F family ATP-binding cassette domain-containing protein; protein product: MANQRLEGSDLIILEGVSLRYQDRVILDGADWVVPGGEKVALVGPNGCGKTSLMRLIAGEESPHGGSVKVRGGRIGYLPQDIAQVGPGTVMEFLTARCGLSQAMEELKRLEGRMGEAGLDQGEALALAREHDRLHGLILRLEGYSFEARARRVLWGLGFREGDHERDCGRFSGGWKMRILLASILLSEPDVMLLDEPTNHLDTESIEWLEGYLRQFEGTMVAVSHDRRFINAVTSAVAEIRGGRVRTYRGSYEDYLAARRSEEEAARRRAREVQRIREDTMEFVQRFRCKASKASQVQSRLKQLERLEDVQLEASRREVRIRIPSCPRGPELVLEAKGLGVLYDRWILRDLDFELHRGDRVALVGYNGSGKSTLMRLMASQQVPTEGQVRLGQGVVTGFFSQDSSENLDYRGTVFKEARSGSDQLTDQEVKSVLGAFLFGPDHWDLPVEVLSGGEKSRLALAKILMSPVNLLLLDEPTNHLDEDTLEIFAEALDAYQGTLVVVSHHRDFLDRICNRVFEVRDGCLHQYVGNYSRFIERRREQERERERERERELGSSQAPQRREGSSLREERRREAEERNRLYRLRKAVEDRMAPVERAIEEAEGRKSQVESMLCDPEVLSDSALVQELMVELSGLSSSLEGLYARWEELAAELDSIG
- a CDS encoding MFS transporter, which gives rise to MRTLRFCSDRRWLSWVLQDVGNSAFATTVMAVMYPLFYREVLGRGGPNELVLAMWGYGTAVGMLLTALMAPPLGAWADLRGLRKRLFIAFSLVGVASSIAMGFLGEGQWMLGLGVFVMGSLGFSFNNVFYDSFLPHLAREEDRAYLSSAGYAMGYLGGGVLLLVNAIMAARMGEAGFRLSFVSVGLWWAVLLVPFALWVGEPPVEPHGGLGPWERPLRTLRELPRTPNVMWFLFAFWLYNDGIGTIMRMGVLYGSTLGIDQRTLLFSLVATQFVGIPLTMIWAKVAEAFGDKATLMVTLGVYLAICLMVPFVRTPGHFWAMALSIGSVQGGAQALSRSLFSRIVPKERSAELFGFYDLSSKFAGVLGPMAFGVISQLTGSFAVGGPLLAGFFLLGMAFLSRVRA
- a CDS encoding PucR family transcriptional regulator codes for the protein MRFTTGRKEWGIALIAADLLRHHLFPDFELLGGSGGLNRALTSVSVIDAPDVDRWMRGGELLVGSGYIFREDPGAFVDFLTRVNERNVAAVGIKLDRYHHQLPPGMVNLADQLALPLLSIPMHYRWTDIIEGVQTFILQERHRASCSLDEVGSFLEEGLDIKRILSTFASRLQRTLTVQCSQLGICNNFLPDGSVEDSEEAMRFIKTPVVQERGLPKRGQVLVNLELRNSGTLQWSASYRFLSDTPLTVHLWLSEGETVPSARQDRMVLRAMTLVRASALELAAISNRSAMKKERFFEALCLDIYNDPSIVEANMRELGIVLPKRGCVVMVSSADGSSPRWTPQNSVMSYRLADMWTGLVPVGDLEQMKREWDQKGQDLRVYVAVGGPVRNMEDVTRSYHEAKRTFTWLREFGLEPGAYAHDDLSLYALLDNLFRLPEAKGVYQRFFEPLLEDGPSSSRRSMPLKDLVRSLVSSDFNAKQCAKGLHLHYNTVRNHLDDLEEILQVDLSNPHHRLGLTLAFHIGNSYQKRGIKP
- a CDS encoding carbon-nitrogen hydrolase family protein, translating into MRSFVAAAVQFAVEPMNVKENLSRAEGWIDRCVKESGAHLVVLPESFTTGFTPVGGAEDLWDAVSEIPGPLTDQGVRWAREMGIYIVFPTYERGSQRGVVYNSAALIGPSGILGVYRKTHPFPTERLEGGGWTTPGYEPFCVETELGKIGIVICYDGDFPELARVTTLMGAEVICRPSAFMRTFDHWNITNLARAYDNHVYWIATNSVGRDASGAYFFGGSMIVHPSAMKLAQARASDEYVWARLEPDPIRRVFPNSSAEQWFDHVEDRNLRSYKGLLDQGRCPFEPARRIPYGR
- a CDS encoding CaiB/BaiF CoA transferase family protein, producing MKMPLEGLVILDLTRVLAGPFATMMLSDMGARVIKVENPAGGDDSRAFAPMLNGESAYFMSINRGKESVAINLKDPKGKELLLELVKKVDVLVENFKPGTMDKLGLGYEVLSQVNPRLIYAASSGFGQYGPYSHLPAYDLIIQGMGGLQSITGPDPEHPTKVGSSMADILAGIFTVIGILAALRAREVTGLGQMVDVAMLDCLVATLENAIARYVVTGSVPRPAGNDHPSIAPFATFESADGFVNIAAGNDSLWRKLCDALGIGELAEDSRFLTNSDRLANWPELKAIINEHTRTKPTDHWVKVLREAQVPCGPINTVDRVMADPHVLARDMIVSLVHPVAGELKVPGVPIKFSKTPGEIKGPAPLLGQHTRSVLQEMLGLDQEAIDELKEKGAIA
- a CDS encoding DUF2877 domain-containing protein, whose product is MRILGASSDLKSSTLRVREVHRRALNLEGPLGERYSLVTGPSMMGPRSALVDRLPVLPEGEMVKLEGGWDATYDPSLAGLRPRGRWRPLWLEWLELMDDPDLEVLRGPVRSGELMGLVGLGPGHTPAGDDLITGWLAARWTLGDLESTSRFLEGFDPGLTTWLGGDQMTWAARGFAWAPLKGLLSALSSSDPEGILDALGELEAVGHTSGRSCLVGLALGLEGAMEV